One Nocardia huaxiensis genomic window, CGCCTATCGGCGCGCATTCCCCGGCGCGGAAGCGGGTGTGAACTTCGTCGAATGGATGTTCCTCGACCCCAATGCCCGCACCGTCTTCGTCGAATGGCGGTCCGAAGCCCATCGGATTGTGCGCAGTCTGCGCCTGCTCACCCTCACCAGCACATTCGATGACGATCTCGCACGCATCATCGAGAACTGCAGTGGCGCAATGGAATGGAACGAAATATGGAATGACATCCTGCAGCCCGAACCCGCGCGCGAGGAATACCTCGACCTCCGTGATACGTCGACCGCGCTGGTCCGGCGAATGGGAATCCGGCTCTACAACCCGGAATTCCCGAGCCGCCCGTGGTGGCTGTTGCGACTCGTGCCGCTGCAGGAGTGACCACGAGTCCGCTAATACCGGGCAATCATCCGGAGCGGTTTTCGCCCATACTGCAAGGTATGACGGATGCGCGGGCAGTGCGGGTGGAGATCGCAGTCGAGTCGGCGGAGGGGGTGCGGATCGCGGCCGCCGC contains:
- a CDS encoding helix-turn-helix domain-containing protein is translated as MVNNRFGEYLRQRRRDAGLTRKQLAEQANVSASLIEKIELGTRSTTAHTMLALLDRLDVPPLYRRHILGTTLPSVYDAAEHAKPSSADLADLASLPHPAGFYRMPTYGIVAVNAAYRRAFPGAEAGVNFVEWMFLDPNARTVFVEWRSEAHRIVRSLRLLTLTSTFDDDLARIIENCSGAMEWNEIWNDILQPEPAREEYLDLRDTSTALVRRMGIRLYNPEFPSRPWWLLRLVPLQE